TACGAAACTAAACCTCCCATTTGGCCTTTGATGAACAGGTTCGCACAGCCTCCGCAACACTGAGAAAGATATTGTCGTCGCCGATCATGTTATTGAACTTGGATTCGTGTATCTTGTGAATCACGTTGTGCCCCGGGTTGGCAAGTACGAgctgcaaaagaaaagaaaaaaagtcaaGGAATTGTCGTCCCAGACATCCAGTTCCAATTGCTGCCTGTTCTTGACGGTGGATCGCCACAGTGCCAATCAAAGATCACAAGGAAAATATTCTGAAGTTCAAATTCCATTGCTGTGTTTTTGTTTGAGAATACTTATATCCATGGATATAAACAAATTAACGAAAAGGCCCGTATTGTGCGTCTGTAATATTGTATTCCAAGAGCATAAACTATGCAAGCAGCCATTTGATCGACTTTCGTTTGTCGCGATTCATTGATTATGTTTCAGTAAATTTTCTGGGGCAAAGCAAATTTCTTGGCAGCCTGATACAAAGTTGCAGACAAACAAGCAAATAGAAGAATATCATCTGAGTGATGAGATGATTAACTAATAGGATATTGTACTGCATAGAAAGAAAGGGCAGAGAGTCAGTGACGTGTCCAGACGATCGCCATGGTATCCTTAAATCGCCTAGAGGCTAGAATTTAAATTCTTCATTGAATTAGTGAACAGAGTTAATGAAATTGCGCACCTGAACTTCTCGCTTTTGGAGGCTTTTGTATAGTTCCTCCATCGCATGTATGCCACTGGTATCAATGTCAATAACAGCTGCATGTTGCAATACAGGAAAGAGAATAGACCTCAGGGATCTCTCCCGTAAATCATGAGCATCAAAAACTCTTTCCAGAGAAATTCTTACGTGACATCTCTATGACCAAGAACTGGATCCTCCTTTGCTCCATCTCATTTACTCTCTCTTCATCTGATAACCATCTCAATATCCTGTAAGTAATAAGCCTGCTTTGAAGCCTCTGAATGATACGAGAGGACTAAGAATAAAATGGCTAAACAAATGATATGTCAATATGGTGCACCTTTCTCTGACATAGTTTGAGTTAGAGAAGTAGATTGCTGAATCGATTGTGGTGACTAGGACGCCAGGAACTCTGACTGCATCCGGATATTGCTCTATCCTCCTATACATTGATGTTCCTGGGATGTGCCCAAGTAAAGCTGTGGATGGGCGTGTAGCATGAAGAAGAATTCTTCCAAATGAGATAGAGACCTAGTTGCAGAGGCCATGAAAAGTATGATGCTGTCACTTGTTCACATAATGGCTTACAGAAAAAAGATGGTGCTTTATGATCGAACTAGTTCTCAAATAAAAGTGTGCTTCTTACTGCAATCAGGAGGCCAATTTCAGCAGACATAAACAGCACACCGAGGAAGGCCCCCAAGCATGCAACGAAATCCATCTTGTCAATTTTCCAGATAGTCCATGCTGCCTCGAAGTCAATTAGTCCAACCACTGCAGAAGTAATAATGGCCGCTAGAATTGCATTTGGGGTGTAATGGAAGAGTGGTGTGATCAGTTCTAATGTCAGCAATACTACAAACGACATCACCATGTTTGACAGAGCTGTCTGACAGCCAGCCATGTAGTTCACTGAAGAGCGGGAAAAGGAACCTGATACAACAATACATTAGTCACCAAATCAGGGACATAAGTACTTACCACTAGACGGATTTTATGATGAAGAATAAAGAGCTTCTGTGGCCAACCTGTTGCAACGTAGCAGGAAGTTAGTGAACCTGCAATATTCATTACCCCCAGTGCCACCATTTCCTTATTGCCATCTATACTGTAGTCCTTCATTGCAGCAAACGTTCTTCCTATCGCTATTGCTTCCTGATAAAAGCATGAGGTTTCCTTTTAGTTCGAGCCATACGAGTGCAACAAATAGTATCATGTTCAAGCATGATATAGCGTACCGTAAGGGCTACAAAAGCTGCTATTATTCCAATCTTGAACGCTTTAGCCACGTATCTTCCACTAAAATAAATCTGATTGACTGAGGATTTGTTTATTCCCTTCTCTATGTTGCCCACCTGCCAATGACAAACAAAGGAGCATCCTGTTTATTAATGTTTCAATTgttagaagaagagagaaaaaaatgagaggCAGGTAGAAATATTCACAATTTTCACGCCCCGCTGGTCTGCTCTGGTTATATAAACAAAGAAGGTGGACAAAATCACTGAGATCATGGGTGATATTGCAGCTACCCAGAAAAGGCGCTTGTTCCTCTTCCCCTGTAAATGTTCCAAGCCATGTAAAAGATAGCATCTAAAGCAGCAGAGGAGGGAAAATGATCAAAAATTTAAGATGAGAAGGCTCTTACAATATGTTTAGTTGTTAAAAGGAAGGACAGGAAGACTACACCAATGAGGATGGTTTGCCAGTTCCACTACACAAACAGCATTAGCAACAGTTGGGCACTTAATTTCGTAAGAGAACCATCAACAAATTCTGCAAATATTTCATACCCCATGGTGTGCTGACCCCCACACTGATCGCATAACAGAAACAACATCTGTTTTGGTGGTGAAATGATTAATGCCAAGTAAACCTTTCAGCTGCTGCAGAGCAATTGTAACCGCGGCACCAGCCATGAACCCCACAACAGCAGCATGAGACAGGAAGTCAACAAGGAAACCTAGCCTGGAAGAGGGTACTAAACCATCAAGTTCTCGTGAATTTCATCAAGCTGTAAGTTGAACATATGCGGTACGTAAATGGAATTCACCTGAAGAACCCAAGTGCCGCTTGAATTACACCGGCAAAGAAAGTGGCAGTAAATGCAAGGCGACGGTACTCAACTGGGTTACTTTTATGATCAATCTCTGCCTGGAGCAGAGACCCCATTAAGAGGGATACCACTGCCACCGGCCCGATAGCAATATCTCTGGAGCTTCCCAACACGGAGTAAATTAATGGTGGCACAAAGCTGGAGTCTGTTTAATAATCAGGAAAGAATATATCATCATCACTCAACATCTCACAGACAGAAAATAAACTTTGGAAGAAAGACTATGTTTAAAAACAGTTAGACcatataaaaagagaaaccaGTGCCATGGAGACTTACAGAGTCCGTATTGGCCACTCAAGTGTGCCAAATTTGCGTATCCTATGTCCTTAAAAATTCCAAATAGACAAACTTAGAAATTTCTTGCGCAAACTTCACATGGAACTAGAGCATGATAGCATGAAATTCCAACCTGTGGAATAGCCAGACTAGCGATAGTAAGTCCGGCAACAAGATCCCCAACGAATTTCTTGTAATTGTACTGTCTTCCCCAATCTAGTATTGGAAACACAGCCTGCATCCCAAGAATGACCTTCTTGGATCTTGGATGGTCTCTAAAATCGCGCAATGGTTCATCTGCGAAGAACATCTCCATAATTGTCCTCTTGAGTTCCGTCAGTGGATGTTTCCTGGGAGGAATACCGACAGTGTGAAGCAGCATTTGATCATTCTCCATGGATCCAGAGGTTGCACTCTTTATGGTTACAGAGTCTTCCGCGTGACGCTCATCATGTTGAGAGTGATCCATCCCAAACTGTGGTCTTCCTTTCGAACATCCAAAACTCAGTACCTATGCACAATTGAGCAGGGGAAAATCAATGCGAACTACAAAGTGCCAAGAAGTAGTCagttaaaaattcaaatatttcaaCAGATTTATCATCTGTGGCGTCCAGCCGACAAGTCTCAAGCAAAAAATCGTCTAAGGGAATCATCTTCACTCGATAATGCGAAACAAGTACAGCCAAAGGAAGAACCTACGGATATTGTGCCTTCCCACTAACATCAGAAAACCTGATGAACAAAAAACAGAGGTTCACTTGGAACAAAAACGGTAACGGTTTTAAATTATTCTCCTGAAGTTAAATATTCATGGAAGGTTCAAACGAACCCAATTACTTAAGGACTGGCATAAGTTAGTGAAATCCTTTCGTGGAAAAATCTTGTTTCAAAAGAGAGTAGTTACTCAAATTTCTGTCTTAGCTTATTATGCAACTGAAACCCATTGAAACAAATACAGAAGAATCCCTAATCATCTGTCCAAGCAAACGCAGAAAGCCACCTCACCACAAGAACAAAATCTGGGTTGGAgaggcagaaaaagaaaaaaaaacaacattttcgTGCTATGGAGTATGATTCATACTTAAGTGAAACTGGAAAGTGGAAACACTGAAACCTGTTACGGCAAACAGGTGCAGATAAGAACCAACTGATGCTCCGATGTTAGAAACCAAGCCCAGGCAATGACATGTCGAGCAATCCTGAAATTCGAGAGGTAATCAGAGCAAGGTTGTCGACTGCGTCTTTAAGAGtcaatggttttctttttttctattgacCCAGTCGTGTGCATTTGTTCTGCAGGTCAAGTGGAGATAGAAACAGCCTACCAACGCAGCCCCAGAACCACACAAAAACGGGTCCAAAATACCTGTTAGGACCAGTAGCGAAATTACAACAAAGAATGCTGCTCTTAGCTTATTTCAACGACGAATAGTATCCTTCAATTATTGGCGGAGACCGTATCATTTATTGCTTGCAGAAGCGCTCGGCAGCCATGACGGAGAATGACAGAAGCTCACTGCAGACAACTTTGCTTTGAATTGAAAAACGACGGGTGTCTCATGTTGGAAACTACAACTAAGGAAATATGTCCTACCGTCGGTTGGTATTTTGCTGAGAAAACCTTACCTTGGTTATCGACTTCTGGTTTATATCTCAAACCTCTCTTGTTGTCTACGAGACATTTTTAGCACGCAGTGAGTCTTGAAAAACATAGAGCAGAAGACTTTGACTTTAAATCATCTGATCATACAAGCAGAATGTGAACTTTAAGAAATAAACGGCCTGTAGATTCTTGACTTTTTAAAGTTCTAAACGCTGACCCATTGATTCTTGTCGGAAGAGTCGAGCAGAAAAACTTCTCTCAGTTCTCATTTGTAGAAATCCTTGGGATATTGAAAATTGGCAGTGTTCACACTGCAAATGGCAgaagaaatcaaattaaaatacccacacacacatactcGAGCACCCCACATATATGTGAAATATGTTCCTCAGTGACGTCCTCAAGTTGGTTTCCGGCTCTCTTTGTCCGATCTACACCGTTAAATTTGTTTACAGTATCTTACTTGCTTAAAAGCCTCACACTCCTTATTGTCAGAAGATGGGAAGAATAGTTGGCCGGCTTATTTTTGTTACATAGGTTAGAGATTACATGTTCAAGTTTTCTCAATATAAATAATTTGAT
Above is a window of Nymphaea colorata isolate Beijing-Zhang1983 chromosome 8, ASM883128v2, whole genome shotgun sequence DNA encoding:
- the LOC116259042 gene encoding sulfate transporter 1.3-like, producing the protein MDHSQHDERHAEDSVTIKSATSGSMENDQMLLHTVGIPPRKHPLTELKRTIMEMFFADEPLRDFRDHPRSKKVILGMQAVFPILDWGRQYNYKKFVGDLVAGLTIASLAIPQDIGYANLAHLSGQYGLYSSFVPPLIYSVLGSSRDIAIGPVAVVSLLMGSLLQAEIDHKSNPVEYRRLAFTATFFAGVIQAALGFFRLGFLVDFLSHAAVVGFMAGAAVTIALQQLKGLLGINHFTTKTDVVSVMRSVWGSAHHGWNWQTILIGVVFLSFLLTTKHIGKRNKRLFWVAAISPMISVILSTFFVYITRADQRGVKIVGNIEKGINKSSVNQIYFSGRYVAKAFKIGIIAAFVALTEAIAIGRTFAAMKDYSIDGNKEMVALGVMNIAGSLTSCYVATGSFSRSSVNYMAGCQTALSNMVMSFVVLLTLELITPLFHYTPNAILAAIITSAVVGLIDFEAAWTIWKIDKMDFVACLGAFLGVLFMSAEIGLLIAVSISFGRILLHATRPSTALLGHIPGTSMYRRIEQYPDAVRVPGVLVTTIDSAIYFSNSNYVRERILRWLSDEERVNEMEQRRIQFLVIEMSPVIDIDTSGIHAMEELYKSLQKREVQLVLANPGHNVIHKIHESKFNNMIGDDNIFLSVAEAVRTCSSKAKWEV